DNA from Bradyrhizobium japonicum USDA 6:
AGATATCGCCGGACGAAGGCCTCAAGCACATCTGGGGCTATGTCGCGGCGCTCTTCATCGGCCTCGCCATCGTCGCGGCCGTGCCGTGGCTGTCGATCGGCTTCCTCAAATTCTGAAGACAATGGGAATCATGCAATGAGCCGTTTTTTTGGTGAGATCCGGCAAGCCGGCTACGTCGTTGACGACATCGAGAAGGCCATGGATTATTGGAGCCGCGAGCTCGGCATCGGGCCGTGGTTCTATAATCCGCGGGTTCCAATCGTGAACTACCACTATCGCGGCAAGGCCTATGAGCCGCACAATTCGGTGGCGCTGGCCAACTCCGGTCCGCTGCAGATGGAGCTGATCCAGATCCGCAACGATGCGCCGTCGATGTATGCCGACTTCCTGAAAGCCGGACATAAGGGTCTGCAGCACGTCGCCTACTGGACCGAAGACTACGACGCCGATCTCTCCCGTCTCGAAGCCGAGGGTTTCAAGCCGGTCATGAGCGGCGAAGTCGGCGCGCGCGGTCGCTTCGTCTATTTCGACACGGAGTATCATCCGGGAACCGTGATCGAACTGTCTGAGGTCTCGGGACCCAAGGGCAAGATGTTCGATCTCATCCGCGCAGCCGCCAAAGGCTGGGACGGGCGCGACCCTGTGCGGCCGTTCCCCGATCTTACCAAGCTCTAGATTGTCTGCGCTCCCGTGACGCAAAATCCCGTTCGCATCGAAGCCGACTATCTGATCGAAACGCCTGAAGATCCGCGTCTTGCCGCGGAAACCATGGCGGGCGAGCAGTCGAGCGGCACGTTCGTTGCGGTGCCCGGCGAAACGCCGGAGCTGAAAGCGCGTGCGGCCGCCCGAGTCGAGAGCATCGCGTTGCTTGATGCAATCTCCACGCCGTCGCTCCCGGTCGCCCGCCCGATCAACCCGATGGTCCCTGGAATCGCGCGCGCGTGACGTTGTCATGGCCGCTCGACAATATCGGCGCGTCGCTGCCCAATCTGGTTACGGCGATCGCCGGCAATCTCTGGGAGTTGCGCCAGCTGACCGGCCTACGCCTGCTCGACCTGCGCCTGCCGCTCGCGTTTGCCGCGGCGTATCCGGGGCCGAAGTTCGGCGTCGCCGGCACGCGCGAGCTGACCGGCGTCAGCGGTCGTCCGCTGATCGGCACCATCATCAAGCCGAGCATCGGGCTGAGCCCGGCCGAGACGGCCTCTCTCGTCGCGACGTTGTGCGCGGCCGGCATCGACTTCATCAAGGACGACGAGCTGCAATCGGACGGCGCCTATTGTCCGTTCGACGCGCGTGTGCGCGCCGTGATGCGCGTCGTCAACGACCACGCCGATCGAACCGGCAAGAAGGTCATGATCGCCTTCAACCTTACCGGCGAGATCGACCAGATGCGCCGCCGGCATGATCTGGTGCTCAGCGCGGGCGGCACCTGCGTGATGGCGAGCATCAACTCGGTCGGGCTCACAGGCATGGTCGAGCTCGGCCGCCACACGCAGCTTCCCGTTCATGCGCATCGCAATGGCTGGGGCGCGTTGAACCGTCATCCCGCGCTCGGGTGGGATTATACGGCCTGGCACAAGATCTGGCGGCTGGCCGGCGCCGACCACATGCACGTCAACGGCATCGGCAACAAGTTCAGCGAGACCGATGACAGCGTGGTCGTCTCCGCAAAGGCGGCGCTGACGCCGATGTTCGCGCACAAGCCGTGCATCGCGATGCCCGTGTTCTCCTCGGGCCAGACGCCGGCTCAGGCGCTACCTACCTGGCGCGCGCTCGGCTCGACGGATCTGATCTTCGCAGCAGGCGGCGGCATTCTCGCCCATCCCGACGGACCGGCCGCCGGCGTTGCCGATTTGCGCGCAGCATGGGACGCCGCGATGGCGAGTCCGCAGCCGTGAACAGCGCGTCCGCCCTGCCCGACGGTCCACTCGTTGCCTTCTACGGCGACGATTACACCGGCTCGTCCGCGGCGATGGAGGCCCTCACCTTCGCGGGCCTGCCGACAATCCTGTTCCTGGAGACTCCGACGCCTGAACGTCTCGCTTCTATCGGTCAATACCGCGGTATCGGCATCGCCGGCACGGCGCGCGCGAAGGATCCGGCCTGGATGGAGCAAAACCTTCCGCCGGCCTTCGCGGTGCTCGCTGGTATCGGCGCGCCGATCGCACACTACAAGGTGTGCTCGACCTTCGACTCCTCGCCGCAGATCGGCTCGATCGGGCGTGCGATCGATCTCGCGGTGCCGCTTCTCGGCGGCAGCTGGCACCCGCTCCTCGTGGGATCGCCGGCGATGGGGCGCTATCAGATGTTCGGCCATCTGTTCGCGGCCGTGAATGGCGTCGGCCATCGTCTCGACCGGCATCCGACCATGTCGCGTCATCCGGTGACGCCGATGGACGAGTCCGATCTCGGCCGGCACCTTGCAAGACAGACGGCGCGATCGATCGGACTGATCGACTTCGTCACCATGGCCAATGGCGGCGCGGATCAAGCGCTCGCGCGCGCGAAGACCGCCGGTACCGAGATCATCTCGCTCGACGTGCTCAACCAGCCATCCCTGATCGAAGCCGGCCGCCTGATCTGGGAACATCGCGGCGAGCGG
Protein-coding regions in this window:
- a CDS encoding four-carbon acid sugar kinase family protein, encoding MNSASALPDGPLVAFYGDDYTGSSAAMEALTFAGLPTILFLETPTPERLASIGQYRGIGIAGTARAKDPAWMEQNLPPAFAVLAGIGAPIAHYKVCSTFDSSPQIGSIGRAIDLAVPLLGGSWHPLLVGSPAMGRYQMFGHLFAAVNGVGHRLDRHPTMSRHPVTPMDESDLGRHLARQTARSIGLIDFVTMANGGADQALARAKTAGTEIISLDVLNQPSLIEAGRLIWEHRGERLFVAGSQGVEQALVAYWRSAGLIPDNKPDLRLGGVERIACVSGSCSPVTAAQIAHAADNGFDVERLDATRAVDAAGWTREIGRAAERALTALSSGRDALLITASGPDDPAIGALNAAIEASGATASAVNERIGAGLGQALDSILETARLPRAVVAGGDTSGHALQAMGIYALTAIAPLAEGAPLNHASSDRAHANIEIALKGGQVGGTDLFCRARDGG
- a CDS encoding VOC family protein; amino-acid sequence: MSRFFGEIRQAGYVVDDIEKAMDYWSRELGIGPWFYNPRVPIVNYHYRGKAYEPHNSVALANSGPLQMELIQIRNDAPSMYADFLKAGHKGLQHVAYWTEDYDADLSRLEAEGFKPVMSGEVGARGRFVYFDTEYHPGTVIELSEVSGPKGKMFDLIRAAAKGWDGRDPVRPFPDLTKL